One Oncorhynchus kisutch isolate 150728-3 linkage group LG11, Okis_V2, whole genome shotgun sequence genomic region harbors:
- the LOC109899165 gene encoding forkhead box protein L1-like, translated as MKQSDNSQCGSVDMFDNSQYPYNCFNYDGDGYPSCSTDEDKKMCRPAYSYIALIAMAIQQSPEHRVTLSGIYEFIMKRFPYYRSNQRAWQNSIRHNLSLNSCFVKVPRTEGNEKGKGNYWTFATGCESMLDLFENGNFRRRRRRRNMKIGFREPGEPFLPVNNNNNNNINNQQSGSTRRTDPNPNPDSFCSISPAHRPGHHNPLNPNCQGKPEPEIKFSIDYILSTPDPPLPGFRPPHSGTTEPHIHVLEPQHLNLHFWTL; from the exons ATGAAGCAGTCCGATAACAGCCAGTGTGGAAGTGTAGACATGTTTGATAACTCACAGTATCCATATAACTGCTTCAACTATGATGGAGATGGATACCCTTCCTGCAGCACTGATGAAGACAAGAAGATGTGTCGACCTGCTTACAG TTACATAGCGTTGATAGCCATGGCCATCCAGCAGAGTCCAGAGCACCGGGTCACCCTGTCAGGGATCTATGAGTTCATCATGAAGCGTTTTCCCTACTACCG GTCCAACCAGAGGGCATGGCAAAACTCCATAcgacacaacctctctctcaacagcTGCTTTGTTAAG GTTCCCCGCACAGAGGGAAATGAGAAGGGGAAAGGCAACTACTGGACCTTCGCCACCGGCTGTGAGTCCATGCTCGACCTCTTTGAGAACGGCAACTTTCGCAGGCGCCGGCGCCGACGCAACATGAAGATTGGTTTCAGAGAGCCTGGGGAGCCTTTCCTcccagtaaacaacaacaacaataacaacatcaACAACCAACAAAGTGGCTCTACCAGGCGGACCGATCCTAACCCCAACCCGGACTCCTTCTGCTCCATCAGTCCTGCCCACAGACCAGGTCACCACAACCCCCTCAACCCAAACTGCCAGGGGAAACCAGAACCGGAAATTAAATTCAGTATTGACTACATCCTCTCCACCCCAGACCCCCCTCTGCCGGGCTTCAGACCCCCACATAGTGGTACAACAGAGCCCCACATACACGTTCTGGAGCCCCAACACCTCAACCTGCACTTCTGGACCCTGTGA
- the LOC109900019 gene encoding TOM1-like protein 2, with protein MEFLLGNPYSTPVGHCIERATDGSLQSEDWTLNMEICDIINETEDGPKDAIRAMKKRLNGNKNYREVMLALTVLETCVKNCGHRFHALITSRDFIDGVLVKIISPKNNPPTIVQDKVLSLIQAWADAFRSSPDLTGVVQIYEELKRKGIDFPMSDLDVLSPIHTPQRLLTGPEENQATAPPLAQPIPQPQQQPPPHAVSAPSFALSVPPTYSAPQVPNLGASGSINPSPEQICRLRRELDIVRGNTKVMSEMLTEMVPGQEDPSDHKLLQELNRTCRAMQQRIVELISCVSDEEVTEELLHVNDDLNNIFLRYDRYERYRSGRASQGINNGVLSEATEDNLIDLGPGSPAVVSNMVTSTATPPSFTAPAERPSSPASLASRLAVLDVGASVTSTLSSLPSCKPQDDFDMFAQTRTGALALTTETLVTAPIEDLNAVGGIELPPTLEVRQQPAGGIPIGQSSVMDDIEEWLCTDVQGEEGEEGVTSEEFDKFLEERAKAAETVPSLPSPPSGDPRATTGASQKKAERPEDALFT; from the exons GCCCAAGGATGCCATCAGGGCCATGAAGAAGAGGCTGAACGGGAACAAGAACTACAGGGAGGTGATGCTGGCACTGACCGTCCTGGAGACATGTGTGAAGAACTGTGGGCATCGTTTTCATGCCCTCATCACCAGCAGGGACTTCATAGACGGCGTGCTTGTGAAAATCATCTCTCCCAAAAACAACCCTCCCACTATCGTACAAGACAAAGTGCTCTCACTGATCCAG GCGTGGGCTGATGCGTTCAGGAGTAGTCCAGACCTGACGGGTGTGGTCCAGATCTATGAGGAGCTGAAGAGAAAGGGTATAGATTTCCCAATGTCAGACCTGGATGTCCTGTCTCCCATCCACACACCTCAGCGG cTTTTGACTGGCCCAGAGGAGAACCAAGCCACCGCCCCTCCCCTGGCCCAGCCTATCCCCCAACCCCAACAGCAGCCTCCTCCCCATGCTGTCTCCGCCCCATCATTTGCATTGTCTGTTCCTCCCACCTACTCCGCCCCGCAGGTCCCCAACCTTGGCGCCTCTGGGTCTATCAACCCTTCACCTGAACAG ATCTGCCGGCTGCGAAGGGAGCTGGACATTGTGCGTGGCAACACAAAGGTGATGTCAGAGATGCTGACAGAGATGGTTCCTGGACAGGAGGACCCCTCGGACCACAAGCTCCTGCAG GAGCTGAACCGGACGTGCCGGGCCATGCAGCAGAGGATAGTGGAGCTCATCTCCTGTGTGTCTGACGAGGAGGTCACAGAGGAACTACTGCACGTCAACGACGACCTCAACAACATCTTCTTACGCTACGACAG GTATGAGAGGTACCGGTCAGGCAGAGCATCTCAGGGTATCAATAATGGG GTCCTCAGTGAGGCTACAGAGGACAACCTTATAGACCTGGGCCCTGGATCTCCTGCTGTCGTCAGCAACATGGTCACTTCCACCGCCACGCCTCCGTCCTTCACCGCCCCCGCCGAACGTCCTTCCTCACCTGCCTCCCTCGCTTCTCGGCTGGCCGTCCTCG ACGTGGGTGCCAGTGTGACCAGCACTCTGAGCTCTCTTCCCAGCTGTAAGCCTCAGGACGACTTTGACATGTTTGCCCAGACCAGGACTGGAGCTCTGGCACTGACCACCGAGACACTCGTCAC AGCTCCTATAGAGGACCTTAATGCTGTAGGTGGGATTGAGCTGCCTCCTACTCTGGAAGTCAGGcagcagcctgcaggagga ATTCCCATTGGCCAATCCTCTGTCATGGATGACATAGAGGAGTGGCTGTGTACTGACGTG CAAGGAGAGGAGGGCGAAGAGGGGGTGAccagtgaag AGTTTGACAAGTTTCTGGAGGAGCGGGCAAAGGCAGCAGAGACGGTGCCCAGCCTCCCCTCACCCCCTAGTGGTGATCCCCGTGCAACTACCGGTGCATCCCAGAAGAAGGCTGAAAGACCAGAGGACGCCCTGTTCACTTAG